Proteins encoded by one window of Cupriavidus sp. EM10:
- the grxC gene encoding glutaredoxin 3: MARVVMYSTVVCPYCQMAERLLKQRGVETIEKILIDREPGRREEMMTRTGRRTVPQIYIDETHVGGFDDLSALDRQGGLVPLLAA, translated from the coding sequence ATGGCCCGCGTCGTCATGTACAGCACGGTTGTGTGCCCCTATTGCCAGATGGCCGAGCGCCTGCTCAAGCAGCGCGGCGTGGAGACGATCGAGAAGATCCTGATCGACCGCGAACCTGGCCGGCGCGAGGAAATGATGACCCGCACGGGTCGTCGCACCGTGCCGCAGATCTATATCGACGAGACCCACGTGGGCGGCTTCGACGACCTGTCGGCACTGGACCGCCAGGGCGGCCTGGTACCGCTGCTGGCAGCCTGA
- a CDS encoding cytochrome oxidase small assembly protein yields MQPSAKSPSQVERQARQKAANRRLGWILLSIVVVFFLGFVAKMKFLGG; encoded by the coding sequence ATGCAGCCCTCAGCAAAAAGCCCGTCGCAAGTGGAACGCCAAGCCAGACAGAAAGCCGCCAACCGGCGCCTGGGATGGATCCTGCTGTCGATCGTGGTGGTCTTTTTCCTGGGATTTGTAGCCAAGATGAAGTTTCTTGGCGGCTGA
- the secB gene encoding protein-export chaperone SecB yields the protein MSDQQQATQQDDQPFFNIQRVYLKDMSLEQPNSPGIFLESEAPSVEVQVNVGAAQLQEGIFEVVVTGTVTTKVQDKVAFLVEAHQAGIFDIRNVPAEQLDPLLGIACPTILYPYLRGNIADVITRAGFQAIHLSEINFQALYEQRLQAAMEEAQAQGGDSGIVLPDGSQARH from the coding sequence ATGAGCGACCAGCAACAAGCCACCCAGCAGGACGACCAACCTTTCTTCAACATCCAGCGCGTGTACCTGAAGGACATGTCGCTCGAGCAGCCGAACTCGCCGGGCATCTTCCTGGAATCGGAAGCCCCGTCGGTGGAAGTGCAGGTCAACGTGGGCGCGGCCCAGCTGCAGGAAGGCATTTTCGAAGTGGTGGTGACCGGCACCGTGACGACCAAGGTGCAGGACAAGGTCGCGTTCCTGGTGGAAGCCCACCAGGCCGGTATCTTCGATATCCGCAATGTGCCGGCCGAGCAGCTGGACCCGCTGCTGGGCATCGCCTGCCCGACCATCCTGTACCCGTACCTGCGCGGCAACATCGCCGACGTGATCACGCGTGCCGGCTTCCAGGCCATCCACCTGTCGGAAATCAACTTCCAGGCGCTGTACGAGCAACGCCTGCAGGCGGCCATGGAAGAAGCGCAAGCCCAGGGCGGCGACTCGGGCATCGTGCTGCCCGACGGCAGCCAGGCTCGCCACTGA
- a CDS encoding cytochrome c oxidase assembly protein translates to MMMRLLVVVTLMFAFGYALVPLYKAICDITGLNVVTTRDLYGAGAAVKNTQIDTTRTITVEFDSNARGPFAFRPVKHSMEVHPGELTTIVYEVANGQPRDISAQAIPSYAPKQATEYFKKVECFCFKQQTLKANEAREMPVVFVIDPKLPKDVKNITLSYTFFEIGTPVAQAPEAGVTAGQKGG, encoded by the coding sequence ATGATGATGCGGCTGCTGGTGGTGGTGACGCTGATGTTCGCCTTTGGCTACGCGCTGGTGCCGCTGTACAAGGCGATCTGCGACATCACCGGCCTGAACGTGGTGACCACGCGCGACCTGTATGGCGCGGGCGCGGCGGTGAAGAATACCCAGATCGACACGACCCGCACGATTACCGTGGAGTTCGATTCGAATGCGCGCGGCCCGTTTGCTTTCCGGCCGGTGAAGCATTCGATGGAGGTGCACCCGGGCGAACTGACGACGATCGTGTACGAGGTGGCCAACGGCCAGCCGCGCGATATCTCGGCGCAGGCCATCCCGAGCTACGCGCCCAAGCAGGCCACGGAGTATTTCAAGAAGGTGGAGTGCTTCTGCTTCAAGCAGCAGACACTCAAGGCGAACGAGGCGCGCGAGATGCCGGTGGTCTTCGTGATCGATCCGAAGCTGCCGAAGGATGTGAAGAACATCACGCTGTCGTACACGTTCTTCGAGATCGGCACGCCGGTGGCGCAGGCGCCGGAAGCCGGCGTAACGGCTGGCCAGAAGGGCGGCTGA
- a CDS encoding NAD(P)H-dependent glycerol-3-phosphate dehydrogenase, producing MKLTILGAGAWGTALASHAAADPRHDVVLWGRDADQLAAIAATGTNAAYLSGVTLSPRLACEPDFDRAVDHALADAQGLLVVATPVAGLREMTRRLAARRKGPLAMLWLCKGFEADTHALPHQMVREEIDALGVQPGEIEYGVLTGPSFAREVAQGLPCALTVAGSSHALTDLAQAAFHHHAMRIYGSDDLIGVEVGGAVKNVLAIATGASDALGLGLNARAALVTRGLAEMTRLGLALGGRMETFMGLAGMGDLILTATGDLSRNRKVGQQLASGKTLDQILHDLGHVAEGVRCAQAVAALAARKGVEMPITRAVCAVLFEGLPAADAVDRLLRRDARDE from the coding sequence ATGAAACTGACCATCCTGGGCGCCGGTGCTTGGGGCACCGCACTGGCCAGCCACGCTGCTGCCGACCCCCGCCACGACGTGGTGCTCTGGGGGCGCGATGCCGACCAGCTGGCTGCCATCGCCGCCACGGGTACCAACGCGGCCTATCTGTCCGGCGTGACGCTGTCGCCCCGGCTGGCCTGCGAGCCCGATTTCGACCGTGCCGTCGACCATGCGCTGGCCGATGCGCAGGGCCTGCTGGTCGTGGCCACGCCGGTAGCGGGCCTGCGCGAGATGACGCGACGGCTGGCGGCGCGGCGCAAGGGCCCGCTGGCCATGCTGTGGCTGTGCAAGGGCTTCGAGGCCGATACCCACGCGCTGCCGCACCAGATGGTGCGCGAGGAAATCGATGCGCTGGGCGTGCAGCCGGGCGAGATCGAGTACGGCGTGCTGACCGGGCCGAGCTTTGCCAGGGAAGTGGCGCAGGGACTGCCGTGTGCGTTGACGGTGGCGGGCTCCTCGCACGCGCTGACCGATCTGGCCCAGGCGGCATTCCATCATCACGCGATGCGAATCTATGGCAGCGACGACCTGATCGGCGTGGAGGTTGGCGGGGCGGTCAAGAACGTGCTGGCCATCGCCACGGGTGCCAGTGATGCGCTGGGCCTGGGCCTGAATGCGCGCGCCGCGCTGGTGACGCGCGGCCTGGCCGAAATGACGCGGCTGGGGCTGGCGCTGGGGGGCCGCATGGAGACGTTCATGGGCCTCGCGGGCATGGGCGACCTGATCCTGACCGCCACGGGCGACCTGTCGCGCAATCGCAAGGTCGGCCAGCAACTGGCCAGCGGCAAGACGCTCGACCAGATCCTGCATGACCTGGGACACGTGGCCGAAGGCGTGCGCTGCGCGCAGGCGGTGGCGGCGTTGGCGGCACGCAAGGGCGTCGAGATGCCGATCACGCGGGCCGTGTGCGCGGTGCTGTTCGAAGGGTTGCCGGCGGCCGATGCGGTGGACAGGTTGTTGCGGCGTGATGCGCGGGATGAATAG
- a CDS encoding DUF2244 domain-containing protein, which yields MQDLGIAFQTAAGDSGGNLDGRTPLPDNDWLMKRNCSLSPRQVGWFYFSIACFSIAIAAFMAVWHGAWLVLPFAGLELLGLGIALLAYARHATDHERVSVTDGMLVVETASASRVTREVFNPQWVRIELGESFRALVVLRSGKRSVRVGSYLDPHRRRKFAQELAAALQDVRTGRRAGQGGDRFESVNWVDKQ from the coding sequence ATGCAAGACTTGGGTATCGCATTCCAGACGGCAGCAGGTGACTCCGGCGGAAATCTCGACGGACGCACCCCCTTGCCGGACAACGACTGGCTGATGAAGCGGAATTGTTCGCTCTCTCCGCGCCAGGTCGGCTGGTTCTACTTCTCCATCGCATGTTTTTCCATTGCCATCGCGGCGTTTATGGCCGTGTGGCATGGCGCCTGGCTCGTGCTGCCGTTTGCCGGCCTGGAATTGCTCGGGCTGGGGATTGCCCTGCTGGCGTATGCGCGCCATGCGACGGATCATGAACGCGTGAGTGTGACCGACGGCATGCTGGTCGTGGAGACAGCCAGCGCCAGTCGGGTCACGCGGGAAGTATTCAATCCACAGTGGGTGCGGATTGAACTGGGTGAATCGTTCCGGGCGCTCGTGGTTCTGCGGTCGGGCAAGCGCTCCGTGCGGGTGGGGTCGTATCTGGACCCGCACCGGCGGCGCAAGTTCGCGCAGGAACTCGCGGCGGCCCTGCAAGACGTCCGGACCGGACGGCGCGCGGGGCAGGGCGGGGACAGATTTGAATCTGTAAATTGGGTAGATAAACAATGA
- the trmL gene encoding tRNA (uridine(34)/cytosine(34)/5-carboxymethylaminomethyluridine(34)-2'-O)-methyltransferase TrmL, translated as MFNVVLVEPEIPPNTGNVIRLCANTGAQLHLVKPLGFPLEDARMRRAGLDYHEYATMRVHDSWDALMAAEQPDPSRMFALTTHGSTPFGQVSFQPGDWFVFGSETRGLAPERREWFPAAQRIRLPMRPNNRSLNLSNTVAVVVFEAWRQNGFAGGA; from the coding sequence ATGTTCAACGTCGTCCTTGTCGAACCCGAAATCCCGCCGAACACCGGCAATGTGATCCGCCTGTGCGCCAATACGGGCGCGCAGCTGCATCTGGTCAAACCGTTGGGATTTCCGCTGGAAGATGCCCGCATGCGGCGCGCGGGGCTCGACTATCACGAATACGCGACGATGCGCGTCCACGACAGCTGGGACGCCTTGATGGCAGCCGAGCAGCCCGACCCATCCCGCATGTTCGCCCTGACCACGCATGGATCCACGCCATTCGGCCAGGTCAGCTTCCAGCCGGGCGACTGGTTCGTGTTCGGCTCCGAGACACGCGGCCTGGCCCCCGAGCGCCGCGAATGGTTTCCGGCCGCGCAGCGCATCCGCCTGCCAATGCGGCCCAACAATCGCAGTCTCAACCTGTCGAATACGGTCGCCGTGGTCGTGTTCGAAGCCTGGCGCCAGAACGGCTTCGCGGGCGGCGCCTGA
- the gpmA gene encoding 2,3-diphosphoglycerate-dependent phosphoglycerate mutase yields MYKLVLIRHGESTWNLENRFTGWVDVDLTDTGVAQAKQGGQLLKEAGFTFDVAYTSVLKRAIRTLWHVQDEMDLMWIPVRNEWRLNERHYGALSGLNKAETARKYGDDQVLVWRRSYDTPPPALEPTDERASFNDPRYANVPREQVPLSECLKDTVARVMPLWNESIAPDIKSGKRVVIAAHGNSIRALVKYLDQISDDDIVGLNIPNGTPLVYELDADLRPLRHYYLGDQEAIAASLAAVANQGKAR; encoded by the coding sequence ATGTACAAGCTCGTTCTCATCCGCCACGGCGAATCCACGTGGAATCTCGAAAACCGCTTCACCGGCTGGGTCGACGTCGACCTGACCGATACCGGCGTGGCCCAGGCCAAACAAGGCGGCCAACTGCTCAAGGAAGCCGGCTTCACGTTCGACGTGGCCTACACGTCGGTGCTCAAGCGCGCCATCCGCACCCTCTGGCACGTCCAGGACGAAATGGACCTGATGTGGATTCCGGTGCGCAACGAATGGCGCCTGAACGAACGCCACTACGGCGCCCTGTCCGGCCTGAACAAGGCGGAAACGGCCAGGAAATACGGCGACGACCAGGTGCTGGTGTGGCGCCGCAGCTACGACACCCCGCCGCCCGCGCTGGAGCCGACCGACGAACGCGCCTCGTTCAACGACCCGCGCTACGCCAATGTGCCGCGCGAGCAGGTGCCGCTGAGCGAATGCCTGAAGGATACGGTGGCCCGCGTGATGCCGCTGTGGAACGAATCCATTGCTCCCGACATCAAATCCGGCAAGCGCGTGGTGATTGCCGCCCATGGCAACAGCATCCGCGCGCTCGTGAAGTACCTGGATCAGATCTCGGATGACGATATCGTCGGCCTCAACATCCCCAACGGCACCCCGCTCGTCTACGAGCTGGACGCCGACCTGCGCCCCCTGCGCCACTATTACCTGGGCGACCAGGAAGCGATTGCCGCTTCGCTGGCCGCCGTGGCCAACCAGGGCAAGGCCCGCTGA
- a CDS encoding rhodanese-like domain-containing protein — MNFFADYNNLALIAIAVVSGGLLAWPQIKAGTGGKRVNTAAATQLINKRNAVVVDIRDAAEFARGHLPQAKSAPLADIGNRAAGLAKDKAVPIIVVCQNGQRSSKAQAALKEAGYSEVYALEGGMAAWQQAGLPVIK; from the coding sequence GTGAATTTCTTCGCCGATTACAATAACCTGGCCCTGATCGCGATCGCCGTGGTCTCGGGCGGCCTGCTGGCCTGGCCGCAAATCAAGGCCGGCACGGGCGGCAAGCGCGTCAACACGGCTGCCGCCACGCAGCTGATCAACAAGCGCAATGCGGTGGTGGTGGATATCCGCGACGCCGCCGAATTCGCCAGGGGCCACCTGCCCCAGGCCAAGAGTGCGCCACTTGCCGACATCGGCAACCGCGCCGCCGGTCTTGCAAAGGACAAGGCGGTCCCCATCATCGTGGTGTGCCAGAACGGCCAGCGGTCCAGCAAGGCCCAAGCAGCGCTGAAGGAAGCCGGTTACAGTGAGGTGTATGCGCTGGAAGGCGGCATGGCTGCCTGGCAGCAGGCCGGCCTGCCGGTCATCAAGTAA
- the coxB gene encoding cytochrome c oxidase subunit II: MKMWKKASAACLAGTSLLVSQAASAVSDMPGGPAVRQLNLAEPVTKIAEQIHWLNWMMLIICTVIFIAVFGVMFYSIFKHRKSKGAKSASFHESITVEVVWTIVPFLIVIAMALPATKTVVAMKDTTNSDITIKATGYQWKWGYDYLKGQGEGISFVSTLTTPREQINNQQEKSNTYLMEVDNELVVPVNKKIRIVTTANDVIHAWMIPAFGVKQDAIPGFVRDTWFRAEKTGVYRGQCAELCGKEHAFMPIVVRVVSDGEYAKWVDDKKKLMAAAADDPNKTWTLDEIKVRGEKVYAANCAVCHQPTGKGAGAFPALDGSKVVNGPKAGQMHILLEGKGGMPSWKQLSDTELAAVMTYTRNSWSNKTGEVIQPADFSQARAGKFPEGGGAQAATGDTAPRKAATPTNDKQASLAGNRVAG; encoded by the coding sequence ATGAAAATGTGGAAGAAGGCATCCGCAGCATGTCTTGCAGGCACGTCCCTGCTTGTCAGCCAGGCGGCCTCCGCGGTCAGTGACATGCCGGGTGGCCCTGCCGTCCGACAGCTGAACCTGGCCGAACCCGTTACAAAGATCGCCGAACAGATTCACTGGCTGAACTGGATGATGCTGATCATCTGCACGGTGATCTTCATCGCCGTGTTCGGCGTGATGTTCTATTCCATCTTCAAGCACCGGAAGAGCAAGGGCGCGAAGTCGGCCTCGTTCCACGAGAGCATTACCGTGGAAGTGGTCTGGACCATCGTGCCGTTCCTGATCGTGATCGCCATGGCCCTGCCGGCGACCAAGACCGTGGTGGCGATGAAGGACACCACGAATTCCGACATCACGATCAAGGCCACCGGCTACCAGTGGAAGTGGGGGTACGACTACCTCAAGGGCCAGGGCGAGGGCATCTCGTTCGTGTCCACGCTGACCACGCCGCGCGAGCAGATCAACAACCAGCAGGAAAAGTCGAACACCTACCTGATGGAGGTGGACAACGAGCTGGTGGTGCCCGTCAACAAGAAGATCCGCATCGTCACGACCGCCAATGACGTGATCCACGCCTGGATGATCCCGGCGTTCGGCGTCAAGCAGGACGCAATCCCGGGCTTCGTGCGTGACACGTGGTTCCGCGCCGAGAAGACCGGCGTGTACCGCGGCCAGTGCGCCGAGCTGTGCGGCAAGGAACATGCGTTCATGCCGATCGTCGTGCGCGTGGTGTCCGATGGCGAATACGCCAAGTGGGTCGACGACAAGAAGAAGCTGATGGCCGCGGCCGCCGACGATCCCAACAAGACCTGGACGCTGGACGAGATCAAGGTGCGTGGCGAGAAGGTCTACGCCGCCAACTGCGCGGTCTGCCACCAGCCCACGGGCAAGGGCGCGGGCGCGTTCCCGGCGCTGGACGGCTCGAAGGTCGTCAACGGCCCGAAGGCCGGCCAGATGCACATCCTGCTGGAAGGCAAGGGCGGCATGCCGTCGTGGAAGCAGCTCTCGGATACCGAGCTGGCCGCGGTCATGACGTACACGCGCAACAGCTGGAGCAACAAGACCGGTGAAGTGATCCAGCCGGCGGACTTCTCGCAAGCCCGTGCAGGCAAGTTCCCGGAAGGCGGCGGCGCCCAGGCCGCAACTGGCGACACGGCCCCCAGGAAGGCCGCCACGCCGACCAACGACAAGCAGGCCAGCCTCGCGGGCAACCGCGTCGCAGGCTGA
- a CDS encoding tripartite tricarboxylate transporter substrate binding protein, with translation MVNRRHALHTLVAFAATALPMVGRADTWPAKPIRMIVPFPAGSSPDLIARIVTEKLAAALGQAVVVENRPGAGGNIGTGLVAKAAPDGYTLLFTINGPLVTAPSLYRHLSYDPMKQLAPVTLVATSPNVLVVDARLPVHNLREFVALAKSRPGVLNYGSVGNGSAAHLAMEQLKAMAGIDLQHVPYAGFPQITTAIVGGQVQAGFMVPAIAMPLVTAGKMRLLAVTSSGRTGVLPSVPTVAESGYPGFEAISWQAILAPAGTPAPIVDRLYRELVKIIGSDDVRDKMRAQYFVPAGTAPASLRQTMVSEKARWDKVIRAANVQPED, from the coding sequence ATGGTTAATCGCCGCCACGCGCTTCATACCCTTGTCGCTTTCGCGGCAACTGCCTTACCGATGGTTGGTCGGGCCGACACCTGGCCCGCCAAGCCCATCCGCATGATCGTGCCATTTCCGGCCGGTTCGTCGCCGGACCTGATCGCGCGCATCGTCACCGAAAAACTGGCGGCGGCACTGGGCCAGGCTGTGGTGGTGGAAAACCGGCCCGGCGCGGGCGGCAATATCGGCACGGGGCTGGTGGCCAAGGCCGCGCCCGATGGCTACACGCTGCTGTTTACGATCAACGGCCCGCTGGTGACCGCGCCATCGTTGTATCGCCATTTGAGCTACGACCCGATGAAGCAACTGGCGCCGGTGACGCTGGTGGCCACGTCGCCCAACGTGCTGGTGGTCGATGCCCGGCTGCCGGTGCACAACCTGCGCGAATTCGTGGCACTGGCCAAGTCCAGGCCGGGCGTGCTGAACTATGGATCGGTGGGCAATGGCAGCGCGGCGCACCTGGCGATGGAACAGCTCAAGGCCATGGCCGGCATCGACCTGCAGCACGTGCCCTATGCCGGGTTTCCGCAAATTACGACGGCGATCGTCGGCGGGCAGGTGCAGGCCGGTTTCATGGTGCCGGCCATCGCCATGCCGCTGGTCACGGCGGGCAAGATGCGGCTGCTGGCCGTGACGTCGTCGGGCCGCACGGGCGTGCTGCCTTCGGTGCCGACGGTGGCGGAGTCCGGCTATCCCGGCTTCGAGGCGATCTCGTGGCAGGCCATCCTGGCGCCTGCCGGCACGCCGGCGCCGATCGTGGACCGGCTTTATCGCGAACTGGTGAAGATCATCGGCAGCGACGACGTGCGCGACAAGATGCGCGCGCAGTATTTCGTGCCGGCCGGGACGGCCCCGGCATCGCTGCGGCAGACGATGGTGAGCGAGAAGGCGCGCTGGGACAAGGTGATCCGCGCCGCCAACGTGCAGCCGGAAGACTGA
- a CDS encoding methyltransferase domain-containing protein, with product MSLHASDSPDAWLPPARLTRLAFDRRSPRFGQLDFLLGEIGQRMQERMEVVKLSPVRALDIGCGHGQGLAGLRARFPDAQIAGIDISGAMLQQAGERDPQRRPGWVGRLLGKRPMFDLVQGDLATLPFGAASFDLLWSNLALHWHPEPHRVFPEWHRVTADDGLVMFSLFGPDTLKELRAAFAEVDLDAHTLRFVDMHDIGDMLVHSGWSTPVMDMETLTITYESPEKLLDEVRAFGGMRRPGPAGLRGRRWHRALIAALHRMRNQDGVIPLTFEIVYGHAWKIPARGKQATDDQGRAIIPVDRIGRAPSRR from the coding sequence GTGTCCCTGCATGCCTCCGACTCCCCTGATGCCTGGTTGCCGCCCGCGCGGCTGACCCGGCTTGCCTTTGACCGCCGCAGCCCGCGCTTCGGCCAGCTCGATTTCCTGCTGGGCGAAATAGGCCAGCGCATGCAGGAGCGGATGGAGGTGGTCAAGCTGTCGCCGGTCCGTGCGCTCGATATCGGCTGCGGCCATGGCCAGGGCCTGGCGGGTTTGCGCGCGCGGTTTCCCGATGCGCAGATTGCCGGGATCGATATCTCCGGCGCCATGCTGCAGCAGGCCGGCGAGCGCGATCCGCAGCGGCGGCCGGGCTGGGTCGGGCGTTTGCTGGGCAAGCGGCCGATGTTCGACCTGGTGCAGGGCGATCTTGCCACACTGCCCTTTGGCGCCGCCAGCTTCGACCTGCTGTGGTCGAACCTGGCGCTGCACTGGCATCCCGAGCCGCACCGCGTGTTTCCGGAATGGCATCGCGTCACCGCCGACGACGGCCTGGTCATGTTCTCGTTGTTTGGACCCGACACCCTGAAGGAACTGCGGGCCGCGTTTGCCGAGGTTGACCTGGACGCCCACACGCTGCGTTTCGTCGACATGCACGACATCGGCGACATGCTCGTGCACAGTGGCTGGTCCACGCCGGTGATGGACATGGAAACGCTGACCATCACCTACGAATCGCCCGAGAAGCTGCTGGACGAGGTGCGCGCCTTCGGCGGCATGCGCCGTCCGGGGCCGGCCGGGCTGCGCGGACGCCGGTGGCATCGTGCCTTGATTGCCGCCCTGCATCGCATGCGCAACCAGGATGGCGTGATCCCGCTGACGTTCGAAATTGTCTACGGCCATGCATGGAAAATCCCGGCACGCGGCAAGCAGGCCACCGACGATCAGGGCCGCGCGATCATCCCCGTCGACAGGATCGGCCGCGCCCCGTCGCGCCGCTGA
- a CDS encoding ComF family protein, protein MRAGRAFARRAVDLWRATLPSACLVCAAVQRDVVCAACAGELMRPVPRCPRCATPGSHGHCGLCADDDPIDATLTLGDYAEPFDKLVLRLKFGAQLPAAGWIAARLATVARDDRPDLLVPIPLSPTRLAERGFNQAWEIARPLARHLGIGASATCLSRHRDTPSQRTLDLAARMANLRQAFAVSPDAALDGLHIGLVDDVMTTGATLREAARVLKAHGAARVTALVALRTP, encoded by the coding sequence ATGCGTGCCGGAAGGGCTTTTGCCCGGCGGGCCGTCGATTTGTGGCGCGCGACGCTGCCCTCGGCCTGCCTGGTCTGCGCGGCGGTACAGCGCGATGTGGTCTGCGCCGCGTGCGCTGGCGAGTTGATGCGGCCGGTCCCGCGCTGCCCGCGCTGCGCCACGCCGGGCAGCCACGGGCATTGCGGGCTGTGTGCCGATGACGATCCTATCGATGCCACGCTGACGCTCGGCGACTACGCCGAACCATTCGACAAGCTCGTCCTGCGCCTCAAGTTCGGCGCCCAGCTGCCCGCCGCCGGATGGATCGCGGCGCGCCTGGCCACGGTTGCGCGCGACGATCGTCCCGACTTGCTGGTGCCGATCCCGCTATCGCCGACTCGCCTGGCAGAACGCGGATTCAACCAGGCGTGGGAAATCGCCCGGCCGCTGGCGCGTCACCTGGGCATCGGCGCCTCGGCGACATGCCTGTCGCGCCATCGCGACACACCCAGCCAGCGCACGCTGGACCTGGCCGCGCGCATGGCCAATCTGCGACAGGCGTTCGCGGTCAGCCCCGACGCGGCGCTGGACGGGCTGCACATCGGCCTGGTCGACGATGTGATGACCACCGGCGCCACGTTGCGCGAAGCTGCCCGCGTGCTGAAAGCGCACGGCGCGGCGCGGGTCACCGCGCTGGTGGCCCTGCGTACACCGTGA
- the ctaD gene encoding cytochrome c oxidase subunit I, protein MSTATPETLGHPHDHAHDHDHGHGHGDHAHDHPHGWRRWLFATNHKDIGTLYLLFSFTMLLSGGALALLIRLELFEPGLQFFRPELFNQFTTMHGLIMVFGAIMPAFVGFANWMIPLQIGASDMAFARMNNFSFWLMPPAALLLVGSFFAPGGATAAGWTLYAPLSVQMGPGMDMAIFAMHIMGASSIMGSINIIVTILNMRAPGMTLMKMPMFCWTWLITAYLLIAVMPVLAGAITMVLTDRHFGTSFFSAAGGGDPVMYQHIFWFFGHPEVYIMILPAFGIISHVVPAFARKRLFGYSSMVYATASIAILSFIVWAHHMFTTGMPVTGQLFFMYATMLIAVPTAVKIFNWIATMWRGSMTFETPMLFAIGFIFVFTIGGFTGLMPAVAPIDIQLQDTYFIVAHFHYVLVAGSLFALFAGFYYWGPKWSGFMYDEMRGKIHFWGSLIFFNVTFFPMHFLGLAGMPRRYADYPTQFTDFNAVASLGALGFGLMQVYFFFAVVLPSYRGGQAAGDKPWDGAEGLEWTVPSPAPFHTFEEPPVVK, encoded by the coding sequence ATGAGTACCGCTACCCCGGAGACACTGGGCCATCCGCACGACCACGCGCACGACCACGATCATGGCCACGGCCATGGCGACCATGCGCACGATCATCCGCATGGCTGGCGCCGCTGGCTGTTCGCGACCAACCACAAGGACATCGGCACGCTGTACCTGCTGTTCTCGTTCACGATGCTGCTGTCGGGCGGCGCGCTGGCACTGCTGATCCGCCTGGAGCTGTTCGAGCCCGGCCTGCAGTTCTTCCGCCCCGAACTGTTCAACCAGTTCACCACGATGCACGGCCTGATCATGGTGTTCGGCGCCATCATGCCGGCGTTCGTGGGCTTTGCGAACTGGATGATCCCGCTGCAGATCGGCGCATCGGACATGGCGTTCGCGCGCATGAACAACTTCAGCTTCTGGCTGATGCCGCCGGCCGCGCTGCTGCTGGTGGGTTCGTTCTTCGCGCCGGGCGGCGCCACCGCCGCTGGCTGGACGCTCTACGCGCCGCTGTCGGTGCAGATGGGCCCGGGCATGGACATGGCCATCTTCGCCATGCACATCATGGGCGCGTCGTCGATCATGGGCTCGATCAACATCATCGTGACCATCCTCAACATGCGCGCCCCCGGCATGACGCTGATGAAGATGCCGATGTTCTGCTGGACGTGGCTGATCACCGCCTACCTGCTGATCGCCGTGATGCCGGTGCTGGCTGGCGCCATCACGATGGTGCTGACCGACCGCCACTTCGGCACGAGCTTCTTCTCGGCCGCCGGCGGCGGTGACCCGGTGATGTACCAGCACATCTTCTGGTTCTTCGGGCACCCCGAGGTCTACATCATGATCTTGCCGGCGTTCGGCATCATCTCGCACGTGGTACCGGCCTTCGCGCGCAAGCGCCTGTTCGGCTACAGCTCGATGGTGTACGCCACGGCGTCGATTGCCATCCTGTCGTTCATCGTCTGGGCCCACCACATGTTCACCACGGGCATGCCGGTGACGGGCCAGCTCTTCTTCATGTACGCGACGATGCTGATCGCGGTGCCCACGGCCGTGAAGATCTTCAACTGGATTGCCACGATGTGGCGCGGGTCGATGACGTTCGAGACCCCGATGCTGTTTGCGATCGGCTTCATCTTCGTGTTCACGATCGGCGGCTTCACCGGCCTGATGCCGGCCGTGGCACCGATCGACATCCAGTTGCAGGACACCTACTTCATCGTGGCGCACTTCCACTACGTGCTGGTGGCGGGCTCGCTGTTCGCGCTGTTCGCGGGCTTCTACTACTGGGGGCCGAAGTGGAGCGGGTTCATGTACGACGAGATGCGCGGCAAGATCCATTTCTGGGGCTCGCTGATCTTCTTCAACGTGACCTTCTTCCCGATGCACTTCCTGGGACTGGCCGGCATGCCGCGCCGCTACGCCGACTACCCGACCCAGTTCACGGACTTCAACGCCGTGGCATCGCTGGGCGCGCTGGGCTTCGGGCTGATGCAGGTGTACTTCTTCTTTGCCGTGGTGCTGCCGTCGTACCGTGGCGGCCAGGCTGCCGGCGACAAGCCGTGGGATGGCGCCGAAGGGCTGGAATGGACCGTGCCGTCGCCGGCCCCGTTCCACACCTTCGAGGAACCGCCGGTCGTGAAGTGA